A window of Paenibacillus phoenicis genomic DNA:
GTACCGCTGGGGGATTGAGAGCGGGAACTTCAGCCGCGCCACCGCGCTGGGGCTGTTCCAGTCCGTCATTGGACTCGCGCTCGTGCTGATGGCCGATCGGGTCGCCAAGAAGCTTGGCGAAGACGGGTTGCTCTAAGAAAGGAGGCGAACCATGAAAGCATCCGCAAACACGCTGTCGCTGCGCCGCAGCAAACGCTATGATATCTGGGATGTCCTCATCCATCTCGCTATTGTTCTCGCCTCGCTCGTATGCCTGCTGCCGTTTCTCCACGTCGTCGCCAAATCGTTAAGCGATGATGCGTATGTCATTGCAAACAAGGTGTTCTTATGGCCCGAAGGGTTTACCTTGGAGGCGTACCGTAAAATTTTTGCCGACGCCAGCATCCTGCGCTCCTTGTACGTGTCGGTGGTGGTGACGATGCTGTTTACCCTGCTTGGCATGATCATTACGGTTTGTGCAGCTTATCCCTTATCCCGTAAGCAGCTGAAGGGCCGCACGACGTTGACCTTCCTCTTTATGTTCACCTTGTACTTCAGCGGCGGGATCATTCCCGAATACATGCTGATTAGCAATCTCGGCATGCTGGATACGTGGTCGGCGCTCATTCTGCCGCAGGCGTTCAGCGCCTTTAACCTGCTGATCATGAAGACGGCGATCTCCAGCAGCATTCCGGTCAGTCTGGAGGAATCGGCGCGGATCGACGGTGCGGGGCATTTCCGCATCCTGTGGAGCATCGTGCTCCCGCTCTCCAAGCCGATCCTGGCTACGTTGTCGCTGTTTTACGCGGTTGGCCGCTGGAACGCTTATCAAGACGCTCTTTTTTACATTAAACAACGGGTGGATTTACGGCCATTGCAGCTCAAATTGTATTACCTGGTCATTCAGGCGAGCGAAAGCTTCCAACTGGAAGCCACACAAGTATCGTTAAGCAATCCCGAGGTACTCAAAGCCTCGTGTGTTGTATTCGCTACCCTGCCGATCTTGTTCGTGTATCCATTCATCCAGAAGTATTTCGTCCAGGGGGTCATGCTCGGGGCGGTTAAGGAGTAGCCATCTATTCATTAGGGGGAATCGATATGGGTAAAAGGTTCACTTGGATCTTAAGTTTGGTGATGATCGTTGGTTTATTGTCAGGCTGTATGGGAGGCAGCAGCAAGAGCGCCAATTCGGACAACAACACCACGGAGCCGTCTCCTTCCTCCAACACAAACACCGATGGCAAATATCCCGATTATTCGGCTGGTTTTCCTGAGAGGGTCACGCTTGAGCTTCCTGTTTATGAAAGGGCTTTCGAAGGCTGGAACGTGACCGACAACTACTACACGCGTTGGATTCAACAAGAATTCGGCGATAAGTACAACGTTGACGTGAAATTTATTCCGATCACCCGCAGTAACGAGGTAACGGATTATGAGCAGCTGCTGGCTTCGCATAAGGCGCCGGATATTATTTTCCATTATGATATGCCTCAGGCTTTGGCCTACTACGGGGAAGGCGTGATGCAGGAGCTGGATTGGAACGAAATCGCGCATTATGCGCCGACATATTGGAAAACGATGGGGGACACCATTCAAAAGTACGGGGTAGTCGATAAGAAAAACGTGTTCTTCTTCGGCGAGCGCCCCAGCTTGGACAGCTTCACGACACTGATCCGCAAGGATTGGGTTGAGAAGGTAGGAATGAAGGTCGAAGATCTGACTTCCCTCGAAAAATATAATGAGTTGCTGGGCAAATGGCGTGATGCAGGCCTTGGCGTCGGCGGCGAAACGTTGAAAAAGAACAACTACACGTTTAACTACGCGTTCCGCGATTGGCCGATCGACGAGAAATACCGTGCTCTTTACTCCGACTTGGGCGTTGCCGATCTGACCACCGCCGATACGGAGCGTTACTTGCGCAACCTGAACTATCAATACAATAACGGCCTGATTGATAAAGAATTTTATCTGCGCGACGACGAGAACAAAGCCAAGGCTGAATTTGTAGCAGGGAAAACCGGTACCTTCAGCTTCTATCTCTCCAGCAACACTGACGTAATCACCTCGACCTTAAAAAATAATCCGGATGCCGAGTTCGCGGTACTGGACCCGCAAGCCGGGGTACCGGAGGGACGGAAGCCGCAGGGACGCGCTTACTGGCCGTTTGGGATGATCATGGGCATCAACTATGAATCCTCTGACATGGAACGCGCCGCGGTGTGGATGTATCTGGAATGGATGAGCCAGCCAGAGAACCTGTTCTTCCTGCAAAACGGTGTTGAGGGCCAAAACTATACGTTGGATGCCGATGGAATCGCGGTGAAAAATCCGGATTTTAAAGGGGAATCCGTCCTCTCGCAAAATAACAACAAAGACTACTGGTGCCTTGTGGTTGAAACGGTGAAATACGATGATCCGGTAAAAATGCGTGAAGCGTACCTCCGCAGCATGTCGGCTCCAGGGTATGAAAATTTGGCGAAGGATTCGTTAGCTTTTTACGACAAGTATGCGGAGTACCGCACACCGGACGCCTTGTTCAGCGTGGTGCTTGAGAAAGTGAATGAATATAAGGCAGATCTGAATTCGCTGTTCCAGGAGCTGTATGTCAAGATTGCGATCGCGCCGGAAAGCGAGTTCGACGCCACCTACGAGGCCGCGAAGAAAACGTACCTTAATGCGGGTTACCAGGAGATTTTGGATGAGAAGCAAGCGGCGATTGATGCCGGGAACTTCAAGTAGGAGTTAGCCGTTCACACGAAGGGAGATGGAAAGATTGAAACTAAAGGCAGCCCCTTCCGAGTTGAAGCAAATTGCCGGGCGCATCGTGGAGTACACCTTCGGGATGGACCTGACCTGGGATTGGCCGTGCGGCGTGGCTTATTACGGGATCAGCCGGGCCTTTGAAGCGACAGGGGAGAAGGCCTATGTGGAGCGAATGGCCCAGTGGTGCGACGAGTACATCGACGCCGGACTTCCGGTGTGGACTGTAAATTCCTGCGCGATGGGGCATATGCTGCTGACGTTATATGAACAAACGAAGGAGCAGAAATATCTCGATCTGATCCTGAGCAAAATCGACTATCTGCAGAACCAAGCTCCCCGTTTCGGGGACCGGGTGCTTCAGCATACGGTATCTGCGGGCAATGATTTTCCGGAGCAATGCTGGGCAGATACGTTGTTTATGGCGGCGTATTTTATGCTGCGTACCGGTATCCTGCTGGGCGAGAAGCCGCTCATCGATGATGCGCTGCATCAGTTCTTCTGGCATATCAATTACTTGCAGGACGAGGACACCGGGCTCTGGTATCATGGGTACAATCACATCGGCAAAGATCATATGTCCGGGATCTACTGGGGGCGCGCCAACGCTTGGGCTGCGTACACGATGTCCCGTGCGGCCAAGATTTTGCCGGAAGCTTATTTGTATCCGCCAATGATGCATATATGGAGCTCTTTGCGTGATCAGCTTGCTGCGTTGAAAAAATTACAGCACGAGGACGGTTTATGGGGCACGGTGCTGGATTACCCGGACGCTTACGGTGAAGTGTCCGCTACGGCGGGCATCGCGGCGGCGATGGTCATCCAGGGCAATCCGCTGCATGCCAAATATGTGCAGAAAGCGTTGGAGGGCGTGCTCAAGAACGTCACCGATCGCGGGCGGGTGCTCAACGTTTCCGGCGGGACCGCAGTGATGAAGGACATCGAAGGATATCTGGGCATCGATAAGAAATGGGCCCAGGGCTGGGGGCAAGGGCTGACGCTGGCCTTGCTGGCGGCTGTTCTCGAAGACGACGGCTTGGATGAGCTTGGTAGAAGTTGATTTTTTGCTAGTCTTAGTATACATTTGTATACATAACAAAAATAACGTATACGAATGTATACAATAAGGAGGAGCCACATGCGAGACGGTAGACACGAACCCGGAGGGCGTTATGAACGCGTTCATCATGAGCATCGGGATGGGCGAGGACACGGTAGAGAGGAGAAGCGAAGATTTCATGAGGAAGCCGAGCCGCAGCTGCGCAGCGCCCAAACCTTTAGGCGCGGCAAGGCGATTGCCTTTCTGGAACGGATGCAAATTAAACGCGAAACCTTGCAGAGGCAGCTAAGTCAGGCGGAATTTGAGGCGATTAAGCCGGTGATTAGCGGAGAGCTGAAAGCGGTTGACGAGTTGATTCAGGAGTTTATCCATCTGTTTGGCCTGCACGAAATGAAGGATGGAACGGATGGCTCCGACGAACAAGCGTAGCTGAAAGGATCGGATAGCGAGATGTGGAAGGGGCGTACCAGCTTCGTTATTGCCCATCGGTTAAGCACCATTCAGGATGCGGATCTGATCGTTATCATTAACGGCGGGAACGTGGAAAAGTTGCGGTCGTCACAGGTGCAGCATCCGGAATGGGCAAAGCGATCGCGCCAGGCGCGGTACAAACGAACATTGGTTCAACCCTTACGGCGATCAATCCGTTTGGCATGGAGCGGGCGCAAGTCTGAATCGGTGTAAATCCCGGCGCGGGCCAACCTGAGGAAATTGCCAAGGTAGCCTTGTTCCTCGCTTCCGATGATTCGAGCTTCGTTAACGGTACGACGGTTACGGCGGATGCCGGATGGACGGCGTATTAAGCCATTCGCTTACATAGGAATAAAAAAGGGCTTTAGGCCGCAACCTATCGCACATAAGCAGGCCTAACATGAAAGGCAGAAGGAGTGTGCATAGGTGATGGCGAATCCATCCAAAGATACGTCCAAAGCAGCCCGGGAGCAAACCCCGGAAAAGAAGCGGGCAACCCCCGTAAAACGTGCCGAGGATACGGAATTTGCCGATGAATTGACCCAAAGCGATATTCAATCGGCTTTTAAAAATCCGGTCACCGGTGAGGAACGTTTGTACTAGGCGACAATAGATTCTCGACTCAAGGCAGCCCTGTTTTGTTCGGGGCTGTCTTTTGTTTTGAGGGTGTAGATCTGGGCGAGCTTGACTTTTGCTCAGGATATGTATAAAAACAAGAGGGAGAGTTTAAGGTCATTTATTCCATTTGTTCGTTACTTAAGGAGGTACATACCCAATGTCTACGATCGATTTGATCAAAAGCCGGAGAAATATAAAAGCGTTCAAACCCGACCCGATTGATGAGGAAGCACTCATGGGCTGGCTGGAAGCTGCAAGCTACGCGCCAAACCATCGCTTTAACGAGCCGTGGGAGCTATTGCGCGTTGGACCGGAGACGCGAGCGAAGCTGAAGCATAAGAGTGATTTCTGGGGAGCTCCCGTTGTGATCGCGTTGTTGTCCAAGCCGGGAGCCACTCCGCTCGCGCGGGATGAGAATGTGATGGCTGCCGCTTGTTTTGCACAAAACTTTTTGCTGGCTGCTCATGAAGCAGGTGTCGGTACGTTCTGGTCATCCGTCGGAAGTTCGGCGCAAAACCGGGAAGTGCTTGGTGTACCCGAAGGCTACGAGGTCATTGGCGTATTTGGGATCGGGTATCCGGCCGAAATTCCGGAGGCCAAGCCAAGAACACCCATCGCGGAAAAAATCAAGACGCTGCCGTAA
This region includes:
- a CDS encoding type 2 periplasmic-binding domain-containing protein, whose product is MGKRFTWILSLVMIVGLLSGCMGGSSKSANSDNNTTEPSPSSNTNTDGKYPDYSAGFPERVTLELPVYERAFEGWNVTDNYYTRWIQQEFGDKYNVDVKFIPITRSNEVTDYEQLLASHKAPDIIFHYDMPQALAYYGEGVMQELDWNEIAHYAPTYWKTMGDTIQKYGVVDKKNVFFFGERPSLDSFTTLIRKDWVEKVGMKVEDLTSLEKYNELLGKWRDAGLGVGGETLKKNNYTFNYAFRDWPIDEKYRALYSDLGVADLTTADTERYLRNLNYQYNNGLIDKEFYLRDDENKAKAEFVAGKTGTFSFYLSSNTDVITSTLKNNPDAEFAVLDPQAGVPEGRKPQGRAYWPFGMIMGINYESSDMERAAVWMYLEWMSQPENLFFLQNGVEGQNYTLDADGIAVKNPDFKGESVLSQNNNKDYWCLVVETVKYDDPVKMREAYLRSMSAPGYENLAKDSLAFYDKYAEYRTPDALFSVVLEKVNEYKADLNSLFQELYVKIAIAPESEFDATYEAAKKTYLNAGYQEILDEKQAAIDAGNFK
- a CDS encoding nitroreductase family protein codes for the protein MSTIDLIKSRRNIKAFKPDPIDEEALMGWLEAASYAPNHRFNEPWELLRVGPETRAKLKHKSDFWGAPVVIALLSKPGATPLARDENVMAAACFAQNFLLAAHEAGVGTFWSSVGSSAQNREVLGVPEGYEVIGVFGIGYPAEIPEAKPRTPIAEKIKTLP
- a CDS encoding glycoside hydrolase family 88/105 protein, with the translated sequence MERLKLKAAPSELKQIAGRIVEYTFGMDLTWDWPCGVAYYGISRAFEATGEKAYVERMAQWCDEYIDAGLPVWTVNSCAMGHMLLTLYEQTKEQKYLDLILSKIDYLQNQAPRFGDRVLQHTVSAGNDFPEQCWADTLFMAAYFMLRTGILLGEKPLIDDALHQFFWHINYLQDEDTGLWYHGYNHIGKDHMSGIYWGRANAWAAYTMSRAAKILPEAYLYPPMMHIWSSLRDQLAALKKLQHEDGLWGTVLDYPDAYGEVSATAGIAAAMVIQGNPLHAKYVQKALEGVLKNVTDRGRVLNVSGGTAVMKDIEGYLGIDKKWAQGWGQGLTLALLAAVLEDDGLDELGRS
- a CDS encoding carbohydrate ABC transporter permease, whose protein sequence is MKASANTLSLRRSKRYDIWDVLIHLAIVLASLVCLLPFLHVVAKSLSDDAYVIANKVFLWPEGFTLEAYRKIFADASILRSLYVSVVVTMLFTLLGMIITVCAAYPLSRKQLKGRTTLTFLFMFTLYFSGGIIPEYMLISNLGMLDTWSALILPQAFSAFNLLIMKTAISSSIPVSLEESARIDGAGHFRILWSIVLPLSKPILATLSLFYAVGRWNAYQDALFYIKQRVDLRPLQLKLYYLVIQASESFQLEATQVSLSNPEVLKASCVVFATLPILFVYPFIQKYFVQGVMLGAVKE